The Ptychodera flava strain L36383 chromosome 14, AS_Pfla_20210202, whole genome shotgun sequence genome segment TGACCCATGTCCCTGTTTGTGATCGATGTAAACATCAACATGGTCTGCAGGACATCGATTCCAGACCGTACTGTGAGGTATGAACGTCTGCagacttttttgacaaatgtttgACAGCAAGAACAATTTCTATAATGGAATTTCTGTGAGCTGAATAAATGACACTCTTTCAAGATCGGTTGGCCTGTAGAATAGGGCAAAAGGAGACACAAGAGTGTAGACTCTCTGTTGTACCTGTAGACATTACGTGTGTCTATGAAAGTCGATCAAAGGTTAGAATTATTCTGGCCTCTCTTCTTCATGAAGCTGTCTGGTTTGTTCTGTATTTAATTTGAGCTTGATGGTTGGAACTAGCCTTGAAGTGACTTATGAATACAAAAGGAAATGGTATTCTTACAAAGCTGAAAGCAGCTAACCTGTTTTTCTCTTGTTTCAATGCCGTGTTTGTCAGTGAGTGTCTGGAGTGTTGATGGTCCCTGAGTGGTTCGTTCTGTACCAACGTAAACAGACGCCCTGAGTCTTTCGCTACCAAGAGCAGACGGCGTGAAAGGTGCGCTGTCGACGTCGTTGTTGGTGTTCGCGGCGGCGGGAGAAGCTGTTGCCGCGTCCCGGTGGATCCACTGCGTGTCCGTTGTTTGGAGGACTTCTCGTGGACTGGTTGGCCACAACCCGAACATTGAAAATATACTATCGTCCATTGAAATTTGGTCCTTGGGGAAGGCAAGGTCGGCAGTGTGTCTTGAGTATGAAAGTGTTGATTTGGAACTGGCGTGAATCTGTAATTGAAATTGTGAAATGTGGTAAATCATGGAGATTATATCAATAGGCGAACATCAATAAAATCCAAGTTTTTCATTCATATCATATATACTACATGTGGGAAGaatttaaagactgaaaaagtaaaaaacaatatatttcattttaataaaaaacacgatttatacttatatatatgcCTATGACGTTCCGGGAAATTGTCGGTTTGTAATGATTCTCATAGTTACGCGAACGGTAATTTCTTCCAATTCTTGCTGATTACGATATTTTCCTATGTCAAACACTCACATTGACACACTATTAATGTTCGTGAATCGAATGAAAGCACGAAAATCACCtgagattaaaaaaaaacaatcaagGAAAGTTTGGAGTCACCAAGACAT includes the following:
- the LOC139149939 gene encoding fos-related antigen 2-like, whose protein sequence is MHGIAIFRSNIHASSKSTLSYSRHTADLAFPKDQISMDDSIFSMFGLWPTSPREVLQTTDTQWIHRDAATASPAAANTNNDVDSAPFTPSALGSERLRASVYVGTERTTQGPSTLQTLTDKHGIETREKQHSPCVHNDGGEDDKTEERNRLRRERNRIAATRSRGRKKERVDQLVKEIKKLEDDNFKLRKDLRKLEQEKQRLSLTLQIHEMKCSIRASSKVNRAGNGDVDQTKYSVRS